The following nucleotide sequence is from Aspergillus nidulans FGSC A4 chromosome I.
GTATGAGATTAGCCAGCTTATCCTTGATTGGTGGTTCTCTGATGAAACGGCGCAGGCGCCGTCATCTGATAATTCCTATCTAAACAATGCCGATGACGGCGACGCTGATACCTTTGTGGGTTATGCCAATGGCCAGGGAAGACACCTGAAGAAGGCATCTTCACAGTCCCTGGTATCGTCGCCACGGGTCTCAGCCCCGAAGCTCGGTCCACGGCGTTACTCGAGGCCATAATCGGCCCTTCCCTTCGATTTCCTTATCTACAGTCATGTCCTTCCTACAATTTCTCGTCTTTCTCAACTGTTTTGCCTTTGATTATCTGCGTAGCATGCACAAGCATATCAAACTGGACTTCAGTGTTAGAGCGCTTCTGTTTTCGGATCCAACTCGCTCGCTTCTCATCCTTGTGATGCAGGCCTTTATGTATTACACAACACATGGTTTTAAAATTTTGACATTTTCGAGTAACACCAAGGATAATCATATACCAATGGGGGCCTTCAACGAGATATTGATGTGTGTATATTTAACTAGTTACGGCAATAGCATAACACGGCTAGCTTGTGGTGCGATAAAGAAAATACAATAGCAGGCTTGTTCCTTTCCAGCTTTCATCGTGTCCATATTCATCATTAATCACGTAAACAAGAGCAAAACGCAACGCCAAGGTATAAACTCGTTCTCGTAACCTGATCCCAATTCATTCCATTGTCCCATGAACTCATAAGTTTCAAAGTCCCGATGTCCTGTATCCGTAGGAGGTCGGCAGTATTTACAAtcatttcctcctcgtcatgaATACCTCGTCTCGTCACCATCACTATCACTCAAACTATCCCGCCGTCTGCTACGCGCCCCATCACGTCGGTAGCCCTTACTCAGACCGGGTATGGGATGATGGTAGCTGATGGTCccaaggtcttcttcttctgtgccAACATTCGAGTACTGATAATCGGAGCGAGATTGGGAGTTGGACGAGAAATCAAGCGGTTCAGTGTAGTGACCGCGCGACTCGCGCTTACGCGGACTGCTTTGTCGCGAGGACGAGGTGGGAGGTGGTCGACTGCGTCTTTCGCGGCGGCGATTGTGTCTGCGGGCAGAAGGCTCACGAAGCATACGCTCTGTTGTGGTCTGAGACATTGTTTCCTCGGTTCCCGCGACAAAGGAAAAGTCACGGCGGCCCTGACTGTGACGCGCCGGCTCATACGCATAATCACGGACTTCACTCATCTCACTCTGGTTATATTGGGTCGGAGGCGCAGAAGTATCATAGTCACTACCGTAATAAGTGCCGTCGGCTTCGCGGTTGATGCCGCCGATTTGGGCTGGTTTTTCCTTGCGGTAAGCGCGGACGTCTTCGTCAACTTCGCCTTCATACTTTTCATTCCGCTTGCGTCGGAACTTATCGCGGAGGTTGCGCTTGCGCTTCGGTCCCTTCTCAGTGATTGTTGTGGCCGTTTCATCGCTGTATGTCGGTGCCGTGTCGGCAACGGTGTATCCGTCGTCCTcgccgaagaagctcttcccATTGATGCTGCCACCGCCGAGTCTTGTGCTTCGGGTGGCATTACTGAGTGTTCGGCCGTCAGGGCCTTTTCGTCGCAGAACAGTTGACTTGTATTCCTCCCAGTCGCCTTCCTTCCAGACGAACCCACCATCCTTggcccagaagaagaaccaaATGGATGCCAGAACCAAACCTGCGCCCAGAATTGCGAATAATGCATATAAGCCACGCATATTGATGTTGTTTGGGTTTATAGAGCCTTCGCCCGGGTGGTATGTTTTGTCCGCCCGCGCAACGAGCGTGTGGGTTTTATCAACAGGGGTCGGTGTGAAGGCATCGTCGCTCTTTGAGTCTTGCTGGAGGCTCTGGTGGATGCGCATCGTGCTGCTGAGAATGGATCGACCAAGAATGCTGGGGAACCACCCCGCATGCTGGGCTGGAGGCATGGTGGATAGAGCTGTCAAGAGCACGTAGCCCAAGACGTGCCTCTAAGCTTAGTTGACAGCAGACCAGGCGTTATATCTCGTAAATGCAGTTGACAAGTATTGAAGATGGAGTTTGCCGGTCGTAATTTGCACCTTTGAATCCAGCCCGGTTAGTATACTTCAGTAGAGTTGACTAGACAACCGAATTTAGGACCGGATTGACGACTCCTGCTTCAGTAAGTTTCTCAACGACAATTTCAGTGACACAAAACGAGCGTACACTTAGATAGAGATCGAAAGAATGCAGTCAGAGCGATCGTGAGATCGTGGCTCGGCCCAAAAATGCGGTGGTTGGAGAAATGGAGAGGCTGGGATGACGCTTTGTTTGGGCCTGGCCGTGGCCGGGGTAACCGCTGACTCATCACTCTTATCGCCGTAGTTAGCCCAATCTTGTCTAACTTTAAAGGCGGTTGGTGCCTAAGGCATACTACTATTTACATGAATCATGAGCGTTCCTCACATTGTACACTTATACTAAGCCCCGGCAGCACAGTTACATGAGATTCCGAGTGAGAAATTCAATGATATTCTCTTCACCGACAAAATCTTGTCTTAAGTCGATACCAGGATGCGCTCTCCAATAATTGCTACCAGTAATTGCTACCCGTAAGCATTGCTACATGGAGTATTGACGATGCATCTTAGTATAGGCCAAAATCGAATCATATCCTGCGACGTTGAGCGTTGCACCGCATCCATATCAAGCTCGACTTGTACggagcagaaaagaaagataaGCCTCGACATTGCTTTCAAGGGTAATATTCGAGTACATGCCCATGAGGATGTGGAGGCGGAGTCTCCGCATCGCATGCTCGATACTCAGCGCTGACAAGACGGAGATGATCAGATAGATGTCTGATGCGAAGGGCCTCTAAGCAACGACGTAAGGCTCGTCCCGCTCAGCGGGTCGGGAGATGGCATGAGACAGGGAGCCATGTCGCACTGCGGCACGGGGGTATAAGCCTCGTCAATATTGAGTGGCCATACTGACAGACAACGAGACTCAGAGTACAGAGGCGTGAGTCACGTCGACACCTGTTTGGTGGGTATTGGGCAGAAATCCAGTGAGCATGGAAGAAGGATCATGGACAAGCTGAGCACGTAGCATTCAAAATGAGCAAGAGAAaaaaacgagaaaaaaaaaacatcCATTGAATCGTCAATATCTGAGTCTGTCATGCTTCGTAAATAATCGAATTGTTGAGATCGAGTGACGTAAAGACACTAATGGGTGCTGAGAGCTGCCAAATCAGTATCAGCCTCAGAGGGGGACCACCGCCTATCAGGACAGTCGTCCCTTCGCTGTTGTAATTCGCCCCATGACGAGCTACTAAGAGCACTCCGACATGTCCTTGTCTCGTAAACTCAGCTTACACTGTAGGATTCAGTCCGACTCTGGCTCTATGACGAGAACCGTATTTGTCGCCCTCGCGAGGCAAAAAAAGGGACGTTCAGCGCCCATAGGAGGCTTCCCACAATCAAATGCGGTGTAATCCAGCGAGCAAGCATCCCCTGTCATCAGTGAACAAATAAAGGGAGATCCGACATGGTCGGAGCAATTCACGAGCAGCATCGGGTAAGAATTTTCTAGCGTTCTTCTCCGACTTCTATGGGGCCGCTTCACCGAATCTCCTCCACTTGCAGTCACTATGGTGGAGGCAAATGTTATTGGGCCGCAACAGTCAGTCGTGCATATCAATAAGGTTGGGCAGCCAGCGGGCGACAGTACCGGAGGCTGGAGTGGCGGATCTTGACTCGAGGCTGATCTGGTGATGCTGTCTGTGTTGGCGGTCTCCctgagaaaaaaagaaaacggAGACCAGGAGTCGAAGAGAGGGAACAGCGAGGCAAGCAATCCAACAGTAGAGACAACCGCCAAAACAATGAGGTTGAGGTAAGAACGGCGTCTGGAGTAGAATAAACAAGGTTCGTCCAAACTGTTCCATGGTTGGTCTCAGCTCAGATCCACGAGCCGTGCTGGATCTGTTGATCCAGCGGGGTATCGGTAATTCCACGCCCCATCTATATTTCATCTACTGTATCATCCGTAATTAACCACATACACACATACAATCCGTCTGTGATGGTTAAATCTTGCAGCGCCGTGCACTCAGATATACTTGCATTCATATCTCCGAGAAGCTCCGCAGTTACGTGCATTAGACTTGCCAGGACCAGAACGCATACTTTCTGCTGGAAACCTACCTAGTAGAACCTACTCTATACCATCTCAGTCAGATTCGCGTAACCGTGAAAGAACTCTAGCATCCATACGCGCTCTTGCTGGTGGTAAACTTTATAAGAGCAGCAAGGTGgcattgaagatggagtATAAACGTTTTCGGTTTCCTGACTCGTCACATGTTCCTATCATCAGCTGGAGCACGAGCTGTCGGAAACGTTTCACAATCTTCATAGAAAACTGTTCTCGAGTTATAGTTCATCACTAGACGGGCCGGTATGCTGTTGTAGCACCCACTGTTCGCGTCTCCAGATGAACGAGGATGAACGGGGAAGAACGGGAAAAATGGGGCCATTGCTCAGTAAATGACGGTTTCTGAAGGGTGGCGTCCATCTTGGACGCCGTCCATGGCCGATTCCGAGTTATGGCCGGGAGACTGGTGACCCTTGAGGCGGCTGAGTCGGTGACTCCTTGCGTCGCAAGTTCGTGCCTGCAACGGCAGGGCCTGTCAGACGTGCGTTTTGTGGTGGAGTAATGCCACTCGCGTTGGCCGTAAAGGCCACACCCTTCTGGGGTATGGTGTCCTAGGCCGTTGGTGTTCCATCCACGACGATGGATATCAAGACGAATATCGAGACGAGAAACTGCATCTGCCTGTTGAGAAACGGACGCCTGGATGACAGCCGCCTGTTAGGCCGGCTTCGATTCGACCACGACCATGGAGGTATATATAGCTGCAGGTAATTGCGAGACGGCGAAGCGTCCAACATCTGATGATCCGACATGGCAGTTAGTGGCAGATCAGGCATCGCTCGACAGCCACTCGCCTCTGCGTGCATCCCCACCTCTTTGGTCGGTCTTCCGGGTTTCTTCGAAAATTCGAAGAGAATTTGAAAAATCATATTCGTCATCTCGAGTCGAGGATTTGACCCGGCAAGGGATAGAGACACGACGAAATAGAGAAAATATTATTACTCCGGCTGGAGTGCGAGCAGTTAAAAAGTCTGGCATATCTGCGCGTGCCCTTTCCGCCTCGCTTTTTCTCTGCTTCCCCTCTCTGCGTGTCTGCGTTTCTCCAGTTATCCAGTCGTCCAACGGCACAACTCACTACTGGGTGCCTTTTATTACTGCTGCCATCCtctctcgtcttctcgcaTTCTTCCTTCATCCCATCTCCACACCGAACCCCACCGGGCCCTGTATCTTCCCCTCTGTCAGGCCCAGATCCAGTCTCAGTCTCCCAAAACCCCTCCAACAACCGTCGCCGGTTACactctgctgcagcatttcgactttttcctctttctaGCCCTCCACTCACCGTCTGCCAGCCGACTTCTGCAGAATAAGCGCGCTTCCTcgctcttctttccctttcgCCTGATCCGTTGGTGGATTGGTTCCTGTCTTGTCTGTTCGCTCCCACCCGATTCTCTCCTACCACCCACTTCGTCGCTAGTCCTGCGCCAACTCCTCTTGACCAAACACCTCtcttatttttcttttttcgaTGGAGTTACTGCTATCTATGGACGGCTCTGCATCCACTGCTCATCGCTGACAATCAACGATCTAGacgccctcttcatccacgcCTAACTTGCTGATCTGCACTTGTGGGCTGTGCTTTTGCGACTCGTCTCAAGGAGTGGATTTCTAGATTGAAACTTTCCAGCCAGAAGGGGGGAGAAATTATCAAGTGGGCATCAGTtggggaaaaaaaggaaaaagagacAAGAGGatcggggaggaagaaaatttttttctttgacTCATTTggatgagcagcagcagcgctaGCTGCTGTGAGTGACCAAAACCCCCCGAAGCCCTGTTGGGTCAACACGTTTCACGTCATCCACAGTGCCTTCACCAAAGCCAGCACCCCCTCCCGCTTGGGGACCCAACTCGGGCCTTGGCCGCCGCCAAAAAGTCATGTCCAGGAAAGCTCCTCTCGCCGCCTCGGTCGAGGAATATGATGAGGACGCTCATGTCAGTCTCCCTGAAACCCGTCAATTCGCCAACGTCACTGCCAAACGCTCCAAGTCTGACTTGAAGAAGTCGGCCAGGGTGCCCTTCGTCGAGGCTGCCAGTGACTCGGGTTACTCTAGCCGCACCGCTGCGACGGTCAACAGCACCCAATCCGCCCCGTCGGGCTCGAGACATCCTCCCGCCCCTCTTAAGGTCGATACATCGCACAAAAAGACTGATCTTGAACGAGTTCGttcaagaacaaaagaaCGGCCACGAGATCGTAGCGCCCATCCATCACGGGAGGACAGAATGCATGCGGGCCCTTACTCGGCCGGCTATCCGCCGGTCCATCTTCCACGGTCACCGTCGGTATCCCACCGACATGAACGAACGTATACTAGGCACTATCCTAGCAACAACTGGGACCCCGAGCAGAGTGTGTATCACCCAGCGCACGCTGAGTCCCGACCAAGAGAGTACCAATATTACTCATCGCAAGCGTCTTCCTACGATTACCCACCGCCGTCGTCCCAGACGTCGCGTTACGCTCCGGCAGCCGTTGTTGTCTCATCCAGTACCCGGCCTCATGGTCGGTCTGCCCGGTCGAACTCCTACCATGCGAATAACAGGCCCGT
It contains:
- a CDS encoding uncharacterized protein (transcript_id=CADANIAT00006613) gives rise to the protein MPPAQHAGWFPSILGRSILSSTMRIHQSLQQDSKSDDAFTPTPVDKTHTLVARADKTYHPGEGSINPNNINMRGLYALFAILGAGLVLASIWFFFWAKDGGFVWKEGDWEEYKSTVLRRKGPDGRTLSNATRSTRLGGGSINGKSFFGEDDGYTVADTAPTYSDETATTITEKGPKRKRNLRDKFRRKRNEKYEGEVDEDVRAYRKEKPAQIGGINREADGTYYGSDYDTSAPPTQYNQSEMSEVRDYAYEPARHSQGRRDFSFVAGTEETMSQTTTERMLREPSARRHNRRRERRSRPPPTSSSRQSSPRKRESRGHYTEPLDFSSNSQSRSDYQYSNVGTEEEDLGTISYHHPIPGLSKGYRRDGARSRRRDSLSDSDGDETRYS